The following proteins are encoded in a genomic region of Vibrio tasmaniensis:
- a CDS encoding DUF2058 domain-containing protein: MAKLTLQEQMLKAGLVNEKKLKKAKKGSKKSRVQSREAKAAAEETKLAQQAKDKELNQQLKEQQLSKEIKAQVKQLIEMNKIEQKNGEIKYNFTDGTLVKYLYVEELTQKQLSKGILSIARQGESYVVIPTAVANKIAMRDEESIVDTQASSSDEVDEDDPYKDFVIPDDLMW; this comes from the coding sequence ATGGCAAAGTTAACACTCCAAGAGCAGATGCTTAAAGCTGGCTTGGTAAATGAGAAAAAATTAAAGAAGGCGAAGAAAGGCTCTAAAAAGTCTCGCGTTCAGTCTCGTGAAGCAAAAGCGGCAGCTGAAGAAACTAAACTGGCGCAGCAAGCGAAAGACAAAGAGCTAAACCAACAGTTGAAAGAACAGCAGTTGAGCAAAGAAATTAAAGCTCAAGTGAAGCAACTGATTGAGATGAACAAGATCGAGCAGAAAAACGGTGAGATCAAATACAACTTCACCGACGGTACGCTAGTTAAATACCTTTACGTAGAAGAGCTGACTCAAAAGCAATTAAGTAAAGGCATTCTAAGTATTGCGCGTCAAGGCGAGAGCTATGTTGTTATTCCGACAGCAGTAGCGAACAAGATTGCTATGCGCGACGAAGAATCTATCGTTGATACGCAAGCTTCAAGCTCTGATGAAGTGGACGAAGATGACCCGTACAAAGACTTCGTGATCCCAGATGATCTAATGTGGTAA
- a CDS encoding AraC family transcriptional regulator, with the protein MDIIAEYKPTGHRHQLGTLDIALLLNTLKQRGVDIDRLLMDVGLETMNWRDPNGKLTYADKLTLFSAANQSFPHDGLGLWLGEHASLSHFGVLGYALSTSQNVGEAIKSGFKYLRLNGPIFSVKLFVDSEQAVIQIENTLEVGDLLPFCSEYFLSSIVSLFKELTGHELDIHTLVLPYARPNYTKLYDNRFQCPVVFEQSHCELRFDVSVLSQTLLTHDAATLKRYLASCQSIVETLDSEHLLTNQIKTIFYQTAGSFPNIEQLADEFGCSSRTLRRELATHDSSYQVLLTEVRVELAKELLLGTTMSIDDIGERLGYSDPANFRRAFKGWLNKTPAQFRGSLSASG; encoded by the coding sequence TAGATATCGCGCTGCTGTTGAATACCTTAAAGCAACGAGGTGTCGATATTGACAGGCTACTCATGGATGTGGGTTTAGAAACCATGAATTGGCGAGATCCGAATGGAAAGCTGACTTACGCTGATAAACTTACGTTATTTAGCGCGGCTAATCAGAGTTTTCCTCATGATGGTCTAGGGCTTTGGTTGGGAGAGCATGCTAGCTTGAGCCACTTTGGTGTGTTGGGTTATGCGCTATCGACCAGCCAGAATGTTGGAGAGGCCATCAAGTCGGGCTTCAAGTATTTGCGCCTGAACGGGCCTATCTTCTCGGTTAAATTGTTTGTAGATTCCGAGCAAGCAGTGATTCAGATTGAGAACACCTTGGAAGTGGGTGATCTCCTTCCTTTCTGCAGTGAGTACTTCTTAAGTTCAATTGTCTCTTTGTTCAAAGAACTGACTGGTCACGAGTTGGATATACACACTTTGGTTTTGCCTTACGCTCGTCCCAATTACACCAAGCTTTATGACAACCGCTTCCAGTGCCCTGTAGTTTTTGAGCAGAGCCATTGTGAACTGCGTTTTGATGTCTCGGTTTTATCACAAACCTTATTAACTCATGATGCCGCGACACTGAAGCGCTATCTCGCGTCTTGCCAGTCGATAGTGGAAACGCTGGACTCGGAACATCTACTGACTAACCAGATCAAAACGATTTTTTATCAAACCGCAGGCAGTTTCCCAAATATTGAACAGTTAGCTGATGAGTTCGGTTGCAGTTCTCGTACCCTAAGACGAGAACTGGCAACCCATGATTCCAGTTATCAAGTATTGCTTACCGAAGTTCGAGTTGAACTAGCCAAAGAACTGTTACTCGGCACAACCATGAGCATTGATGATATTGGTGAAAGGCTCGGTTATAGCGACCCTGCAAACTTCAGAAGGGCGTTTAAAGGTTGGCTCAATAAAACGCCCGCGCAGTTTCGTGGCAGCTTGAGTGCTTCTGGGTAA
- a CDS encoding YdcF family protein has protein sequence MSFIILLLLLIFVGVARLLQWRKTSSFIKLLLISLFMLIGSGLIPRYLLNDLQANYERKPDTQWTSHNAIVLLGAGTQLIVSTQEFEPTFFSFGRISETASQYKNCSKAQTICKVIVSGGDAQNNGVTEAEVYQQQLLRLGVPLADIIQEPNSVNTWKNAQLTSDLTKHHQFDNIVLVSSGLHIRRSELYFNHFGLNVVPVRADYMAAQISWLPLWYNFAVTDFALHEQLGFARYNLYNFMGWNSKREKPGDA, from the coding sequence TTACTTCAGTGGCGAAAAACCTCTAGCTTTATCAAACTTCTTCTTATCTCTTTATTTATGTTGATTGGTTCTGGTTTAATTCCTCGCTATCTACTAAACGACTTGCAAGCCAATTATGAGCGAAAACCTGACACTCAGTGGACCTCTCACAATGCCATTGTCTTACTTGGTGCTGGTACTCAACTCATCGTAAGTACACAAGAATTTGAGCCGACCTTTTTCTCGTTTGGTCGCATCAGTGAAACGGCAAGCCAATATAAAAACTGTTCGAAGGCTCAAACGATATGCAAAGTGATCGTTAGTGGTGGAGATGCACAAAATAATGGTGTAACCGAAGCGGAAGTTTATCAACAGCAGTTGCTTAGACTCGGCGTTCCACTAGCCGACATCATCCAAGAACCGAATAGTGTCAACACTTGGAAAAATGCGCAGCTCACCAGTGATCTAACGAAGCATCACCAGTTCGACAACATTGTTCTTGTTTCATCTGGGCTGCATATTCGTCGTAGTGAACTCTACTTTAATCATTTTGGATTAAACGTCGTTCCAGTTCGAGCCGACTACATGGCTGCCCAGATTTCATGGTTACCATTATGGTACAACTTCGCAGTTACAGACTTTGCACTGCATGAACAATTGGGCTTTGCTCGTTACAACCTTTACAACTTTATGGGTTGGAACAGCAAACGTGAGAAGCCCGGTGACGCCTGA